In Dama dama isolate Ldn47 chromosome 20, ASM3311817v1, whole genome shotgun sequence, a single window of DNA contains:
- the LOC133074542 gene encoding CDGSH iron-sulfur domain-containing protein 3, mitochondrial-like, whose amino-acid sequence MRTEHWFAPAASGLDAETRDEDITSWLARWFPKTPAKSVVALKTPIKVELVAGKTYKRCVCGRSKKQPFCDGSHFFRRASLSPLKFKAQETCMVVRCTCKTTQKPPYCDGTHKSEQVQKAELGSPL is encoded by the coding sequence CATTGGTTCGCTCCTGCGGCCAGCGGCCTGGACGCTGAAACAAGAGATGAGGACATCACCTCCTGGCTGGCCCGATGGTTCCCCAAAACCCCAGCCAAGTCCGTGGTGGCCCTAAAAACACCCATCAAGGTGGAGCTGGTGGCTGGGAAAACCTACAAGCGGTGTGTGTGTGGCCGCAGCAAAAAGCAGCCCTTCTGTGATGGCTCGCACTTCTTCAGACGCGCTAGCCTATCCCCGCTGAAGTTCAAGGCCCAGGAGACCTGCATGGTGGTGCGCTGTACCTGCAAGACAACCCAGAAACCCCCATACTGCGATGGTACCCACAAGAGTGAACAGGTGCAGAAGGCAGAACTGGGCTCTCCACTCTGA